The window ACAGACAGATTTGTCTGAAATCTATCTATGCAGAGACACGTGAAAATCTGTGGGATCACACTTGACAGAGAGCATGAAAAAAAGCTGTGGTTACAGACATACAAAACCCACAGTGCAAGCTACAACTTGCTCTATAgatagaaaatgcattttttttcctccatcactCAACTACAATTTGAAACTGCAGGTCAGGACATAGCAGGAGCTTCTCATTCAAGGAAAGGTTGCTctgtgaaaacactgcagaaatgctGGGCAGGACTTGGAGCATATCACTTGCACAAATAGACAACAATTTGGCTGCAAGTGGCAAATCcaaagtttgttttctcttttttggggtCTTTTACTCCTTCAGAATTAAGAGCTTAGCAAAGAGGGTTAAGCAAGCACGCTGAGAGGTCTGTAAGTTGCCATTATGATTATGAATTTAGGAAGGATGCTTCTTTTCCCCAACCTCAAACTAATTTTAAGGATTGCAGCAAGCGGTTCCAATGATCCACACAATCTCTTTCGTCTCTTTTCCATGGACACACTAAGAAATGTCATTCCTCAAAGCTGTGGTCTCGTAATGATGGCATGGACCTTACACACGAGTGGCCTCAGTGCAGAAGACCTTCGGTACATGCAGACAGTGCAGATACGTACTCAGGGACAGGTAACTTCTAAATGATACTTTGTGTTGCTCTGGCAGATTTCTAATATGTTGGTTTCTGATGTCTTTCTTCTAGCAGAGAATGCAGATCTTCCTTGGATGAGACCCCGCTAAGAAATGGTTCAACATCTCCCAGCAGTCGCATTTCTCAGAGCAGAAAGAACAGATCTTCAGACCCCCGTGGCATGATCAAAGCCTCTGGCATTAAAAGGCCGGGAGGATGTCCTTAACTGACGAGCTGGAGAGCCACTTTTCTGCAACCCCTTACATGCTGACAGACACAAGCGAGGGCAGCCTGTTCAGAATCAGACCCAACGCCTCCACCAATGCCACTGGGGATGGTGTGCCAGCTGCCAGTTCCATGGAGGACATGATCGCCATCTGCACCATCGGGACAATCCTCTCCCTCATGTGCGTGATTGGGGTGACGGGCAATGTCTACACCTTGCTGGTGATGTGCCATTACTTGCGATCATCTGCCTCCATGTACATTTACATCATCAACCTTGCACTGGCGGACCTGCTCTACCTTCTCACCATCCCCTTCATCGTTGGGACCTACTTCATTCAGAAATGGTACTTTGGGGACATTGGCTGTCGCATCCTGTTCAGTCTGGACTTCCTCACTATGCACGCCAGCATCTTCACCCTCACAGTCATGAGCACGGAGCGCTACTTTGCTGTGCTGAAGCCCCTGGACACAGTGAAGAGGTCCAAGAGTTACCGAaaggccattgctgttatcatcTGGCTGGTGTCACTGCTGCTCACTCTCCCAATGCTCATCATGATCCAGCTGGTGCAAAGGGACAACAAAAGCATCTGCCTGCCCACTTGGAGCAAGCTGTCCTACAAAGTCTATCTCACCATCCTTTTTGGTACCAGCATCGTAGGTCCAGGGGTAATCATTGGCTACCTTTACATCCGATTAGCTAAGATTTACTGGGTGTCGCAAACAGCATCCTTCAAGCAGACCAAGCGGCTACCAAACCAAAAGGTGCTCTATTTAATCTTCACGATAGTGCTGGTGTTCTGGGCTTGCTTCTTGCCTTTCTGGATATGGCAGCTCCTCTTCCAGTATTATGAATCCTTCCCTTTATCTCCCAAGGTGATGAAGAACATTAATTATCTGACAACCTGTCTGACCTATAGCAACAGCTGTATCAACCCTTTCCTCTACACCCTGCTCACCAAAAACTACAGGGAGTACCTGAAGAACAGACAGCGGTCccttagcagcagcagtgggtACTTCCAAAG is drawn from Aptenodytes patagonicus chromosome 16, bAptPat1.pri.cur, whole genome shotgun sequence and contains these coding sequences:
- the UTS2R gene encoding urotensin-2 receptor, whose protein sequence is MSLTDELESHFSATPYMLTDTSEGSLFRIRPNASTNATGDGVPAASSMEDMIAICTIGTILSLMCVIGVTGNVYTLLVMCHYLRSSASMYIYIINLALADLLYLLTIPFIVGTYFIQKWYFGDIGCRILFSLDFLTMHASIFTLTVMSTERYFAVLKPLDTVKRSKSYRKAIAVIIWLVSLLLTLPMLIMIQLVQRDNKSICLPTWSKLSYKVYLTILFGTSIVGPGVIIGYLYIRLAKIYWVSQTASFKQTKRLPNQKVLYLIFTIVLVFWACFLPFWIWQLLFQYYESFPLSPKVMKNINYLTTCLTYSNSCINPFLYTLLTKNYREYLKNRQRSLSSSSGYFQRRNRFQRISGRSLSTSSQHCTETYVLAHAPLGNSSA